The following are encoded together in the Diachasmimorpha longicaudata isolate KC_UGA_2023 chromosome 3, iyDiaLong2, whole genome shotgun sequence genome:
- the LOC135160631 gene encoding zinc finger protein ZFP2-like isoform X2, with product MTIITTMCTRLFSCPLCTQPSFNSLDSLRIGLVSVATRPLTCPICNDTVLGIDKLTIHLFGHTITENRPNELQPLESKNRQFVKTNGFEVADSGGKCGNSVIVLNETSSIIHLKNPHNLRDDSSISGQFIATVPVVFNGMREETSAPTTNVAPQPRANDPEMTVLNVDTVPQSDTDPWQENLLSETPEECNPDGFHNQNIDDITTNEISTCETVPRSIISSAESSLHIPEPCNVHFPNTNAKCHEEEIQSDLLILKEHSEDRKSSAVTNGTLNDKRERCNICGLSLVNRNSLILHKQLAHKIAAKDCNIRPEDLLKNYPCHLCSKVFKMRGSLMIHMRVAHTGGNLATLGGERNSDGGFNCPLCGKNFKKEQHVTQHLKTHEGKQWECDVCSKMFTTKYFLKKHKRLHSGEMPYQCNICNKTFTFQQSYHKHRLYHKDDKPHTCTVCGRSFKELSTLHNHERIHTGEKPFACETCGKCFRQRVSYLVHRRIHTGVMPYTCSACGKSFRYKVSQRTHKCPGQSDGHEQPSLPSVLDQIPEPPSSEPQINAFALDKANKFVVIPNSNGEPTLTREMDINPLNSTNMFHFTPHPDPPEIDDRGGSAGAGSTGGVQLPEDHSQDFLSLVMSPMQNDPSSPTTEMQHLRLASPKQSENCQESDQQYQDPSDNLQKDLKHAIDGILNERNRENNSLETINEESLKELLYGINKTL from the exons ATGACAATAataacgacaatgtgtacccgACTTTTCTCCTGCCCACTGTGCACCCAACCGAGTTTCAATTCCTTAGATTCATTGAGAATTGGTCTCGTGAGTGTAGCCACACGTCCCTTGACATGTCCCATCTGCAACGACACAGTCCTAGGAATAGACAAATTGACAATTCACCTGTTTGGACATACAATAACTGAGAACAGACCAAATGAGCTTCAGCCACTTGAATCCAAAAATCGACAATTCGTCAAGACGAATGGCTTCGAAGTGGCCGATTCTGGGGGAAAATGTGGGAATTCTGTGATTGTCCTCAACGAGACATCCTCAATTATCCACCTGAAGAACCCCCACAACCTTAGAGATGATTCTTCCATTTCCGGACAATTTATTGCGACAGTTCCTGTGGTGTTCAATGGCATGAGAGAAGAAACTAGTGCACCAACGACAAATGTAGCACCTCAACCACGTGCAAATGATCCTGAGATGACTGTCTTGAATGTTGATACTGTCCCCCAGTCAGATACAGATCCCTGGCAGGAGAATTTGCTGTCGGAAACCCCTGAAGAATGTAATCCTGACGGATTTCATAATCAAAATATCGACGACATTACGACTAACGAAATATCGACGTGTGAAACAGTTCCTAGAAGTATTATTTCATCAGCCGAGTCGAGTCTGCACATTCCAGAGCCTTGCAATGTTCATTTCCCCAACACTAATGCGAAATGTCATGAAGAAGAGATTCAAAGTGACTTATTAATTCTCAAAGAACACTCTGAGGATCGGAAATCATCGGCAGTGACCAATGGAACGTTGAATGATAAGAGGGAGCGGTGTAATATTTGTGGGTTGAGCTTGGTGAATCGTAACTCCCTGATATTGCACAAACAACTTGCCCATAAAATAGCTGCCAAGGATTGTAACATCAGGCCTGAGGATCTCCTGAAAAATTATCCGTGTCATTTGTGTTCTAAAGTTTTCAAGATGAGAGGGAGCCTTATGATTCATATGAGAGTGGCTCATACAGGAGGTAATCTAG CCACACTAGGAGGAGAACGAAATTCAGATGGAGGCTTCAATTGTCCTTTGTGTGgaaagaattttaaaaag GAACAACATGTCACTCAGCATCTGAAAACCCACGAGGGAAAACAGTGGGAGTGTGATGTTTGCAGTAAAATGTTTACGACAAAGTACTTTCTAAAGAAACATAAGAGACTTCACTCTGGAGAAATGCCTTATCAGTGCAATATATGCAACAAAACGTTTACGTTTCAACAATCGTATCATAAGCACAGACTCTACCACAAAGATGATAAACCTCACACGTGTACAGTTTGTGGGAGGTCCTTCAAGGAGCTCTCGACATTGCATAATCATGAGAGAATTCACACTGGGGAAAAGCCCTTTGCCTGCGAAACTTGTG GGAAATGTTTTCGACAACGTGTGTCTTACCTCGTTCACAGGAGGATTCATACTGGGGTAATGCCGTACACATGTTCGGCTTGTGGAAAGAGTTTCAGATACAAA GTCAGTCAAAGGACCCACAAATGTCCAGGACAATCAGACGGGCATGAACAGCCTTCATTGCCATCAGTTCTTGATCAAATACCTGAGCCTCCGAGTTCTGAACCTCAGATCAATGCATTCGCATTGGATAAAGCCAATAAGTTTGTGGTAATACCCAACAGCAATGGAGAGCCAACTTTAACCCGAGAGATGGACATAAATCCCTTGAATTCAACAAATATGTTCCACTTTACACCACATCCAGACCCACCGGAAATTGATGATAGAGGAGGGTCTGCAGGGGCTGGATCCACTGGAGGGGTCCAACTGCCAGAAGACCATTCCCAAGACTTCCTCTCTCTAGTTATGTCACCGATGCAGAATGATCCATCCTCCCCCACCACTGAGATGCAACATCTCAGACTGGCCTCTCCAAAACAGTCGGAAAATTGTCAAGAATCTGATCAACAATATCAAGATCCCTCGGACAATCTCCAGAAAGACTTAAAACACGCAATCGATGGTATTTTGAATGAACGAAATCGCGAGAATAACTCCCTGGAGACGATAAACGAGGAGTCGTTGAAGGAATTACTGTATGGAATTAACAAAACTCTGTGA
- the LOC135160631 gene encoding zinc finger protein 567-like isoform X1 produces MTIITTMCTRLFSCPLCTQPSFNSLDSLRIGLVSVATRPLTCPICNDTVLGIDKLTIHLFGHTITENRPNELQPLESKNRQFVKTNGFEVADSGGKCGNSVIVLNETSSIIHLKNPHNLRDDSSISGQFIATVPVVFNGMREETSAPTTNVAPQPRANDPEMTVLNVDTVPQSDTDPWQENLLSETPEECNPDGFHNQNIDDITTNEISTCETVPRSIISSAESSLHIPEPCNVHFPNTNAKCHEEEIQSDLLILKEHSEDRKSSAVTNGTLNDKRERCNICGLSLVNRNSLILHKQLAHKIAAKDCNIRPEDLLKNYPCHLCSKVFKMRGSLMIHMRVAHTGGNLATLGGERNSDGGFNCPLCGKNFKKEQHVTQHLKTHEGKQWECDVCSKMFTTKYFLKKHKRLHSGEMPYQCNICNKTFTFQQSYHKHRLYHKDDKPHTCTVCGRSFKELSTLHNHERIHTGEKPFACETCGKCFRQRVSYLVHRRIHTGVMPYTCSACGKSFRYKKLLAKRDQELSNFVIQVSQRTHKCPGQSDGHEQPSLPSVLDQIPEPPSSEPQINAFALDKANKFVVIPNSNGEPTLTREMDINPLNSTNMFHFTPHPDPPEIDDRGGSAGAGSTGGVQLPEDHSQDFLSLVMSPMQNDPSSPTTEMQHLRLASPKQSENCQESDQQYQDPSDNLQKDLKHAIDGILNERNRENNSLETINEESLKELLYGINKTL; encoded by the exons ATGACAATAataacgacaatgtgtacccgACTTTTCTCCTGCCCACTGTGCACCCAACCGAGTTTCAATTCCTTAGATTCATTGAGAATTGGTCTCGTGAGTGTAGCCACACGTCCCTTGACATGTCCCATCTGCAACGACACAGTCCTAGGAATAGACAAATTGACAATTCACCTGTTTGGACATACAATAACTGAGAACAGACCAAATGAGCTTCAGCCACTTGAATCCAAAAATCGACAATTCGTCAAGACGAATGGCTTCGAAGTGGCCGATTCTGGGGGAAAATGTGGGAATTCTGTGATTGTCCTCAACGAGACATCCTCAATTATCCACCTGAAGAACCCCCACAACCTTAGAGATGATTCTTCCATTTCCGGACAATTTATTGCGACAGTTCCTGTGGTGTTCAATGGCATGAGAGAAGAAACTAGTGCACCAACGACAAATGTAGCACCTCAACCACGTGCAAATGATCCTGAGATGACTGTCTTGAATGTTGATACTGTCCCCCAGTCAGATACAGATCCCTGGCAGGAGAATTTGCTGTCGGAAACCCCTGAAGAATGTAATCCTGACGGATTTCATAATCAAAATATCGACGACATTACGACTAACGAAATATCGACGTGTGAAACAGTTCCTAGAAGTATTATTTCATCAGCCGAGTCGAGTCTGCACATTCCAGAGCCTTGCAATGTTCATTTCCCCAACACTAATGCGAAATGTCATGAAGAAGAGATTCAAAGTGACTTATTAATTCTCAAAGAACACTCTGAGGATCGGAAATCATCGGCAGTGACCAATGGAACGTTGAATGATAAGAGGGAGCGGTGTAATATTTGTGGGTTGAGCTTGGTGAATCGTAACTCCCTGATATTGCACAAACAACTTGCCCATAAAATAGCTGCCAAGGATTGTAACATCAGGCCTGAGGATCTCCTGAAAAATTATCCGTGTCATTTGTGTTCTAAAGTTTTCAAGATGAGAGGGAGCCTTATGATTCATATGAGAGTGGCTCATACAGGAGGTAATCTAG CCACACTAGGAGGAGAACGAAATTCAGATGGAGGCTTCAATTGTCCTTTGTGTGgaaagaattttaaaaag GAACAACATGTCACTCAGCATCTGAAAACCCACGAGGGAAAACAGTGGGAGTGTGATGTTTGCAGTAAAATGTTTACGACAAAGTACTTTCTAAAGAAACATAAGAGACTTCACTCTGGAGAAATGCCTTATCAGTGCAATATATGCAACAAAACGTTTACGTTTCAACAATCGTATCATAAGCACAGACTCTACCACAAAGATGATAAACCTCACACGTGTACAGTTTGTGGGAGGTCCTTCAAGGAGCTCTCGACATTGCATAATCATGAGAGAATTCACACTGGGGAAAAGCCCTTTGCCTGCGAAACTTGTG GGAAATGTTTTCGACAACGTGTGTCTTACCTCGTTCACAGGAGGATTCATACTGGGGTAATGCCGTACACATGTTCGGCTTGTGGAAAGAGTTTCAGATACAAA AAATTACTAGCCAAACGTGATCAGGAGCTGTCGAATTTTGTCATTCAGGTCAGTCAAAGGACCCACAAATGTCCAGGACAATCAGACGGGCATGAACAGCCTTCATTGCCATCAGTTCTTGATCAAATACCTGAGCCTCCGAGTTCTGAACCTCAGATCAATGCATTCGCATTGGATAAAGCCAATAAGTTTGTGGTAATACCCAACAGCAATGGAGAGCCAACTTTAACCCGAGAGATGGACATAAATCCCTTGAATTCAACAAATATGTTCCACTTTACACCACATCCAGACCCACCGGAAATTGATGATAGAGGAGGGTCTGCAGGGGCTGGATCCACTGGAGGGGTCCAACTGCCAGAAGACCATTCCCAAGACTTCCTCTCTCTAGTTATGTCACCGATGCAGAATGATCCATCCTCCCCCACCACTGAGATGCAACATCTCAGACTGGCCTCTCCAAAACAGTCGGAAAATTGTCAAGAATCTGATCAACAATATCAAGATCCCTCGGACAATCTCCAGAAAGACTTAAAACACGCAATCGATGGTATTTTGAATGAACGAAATCGCGAGAATAACTCCCTGGAGACGATAAACGAGGAGTCGTTGAAGGAATTACTGTATGGAATTAACAAAACTCTGTGA
- the LOC135160636 gene encoding follicle cell protein 3C-1, with translation MNLSKSISVLCSCLALTLAHEENALVTIPPPEVTTELVTNVSTTEIPVGCICGVFLSGQFKKGSKEAPKGYPALLHEHAEAFPCTPVGNKLCTNKCLDAIVKHLPNSPAILCGSIDRDCHKERAYLFIKNCKDDWFNTNLSAGREYCCKDGIPYKCPILS, from the exons ATGAATCTTTCAAAATCAATTTCGGTGCTCTGTTCGTGCTTGGCCCTCACCCTTGCCCACGAAGAAAATGCCTTAGTGACCATACCCCCTCCAGAAGTGACAACAGAGCTCGTCACAAACGTCTCCACGACAGAAATTCCTGTGGGATGCATCTGTGGAGTTTTTTTAAGTGGTCAGTTCAAGAAAGGAAGCAAGGAAGCGCCCAAGGGATATCCTGCTCTGCTTCACGAGCACGCTGAGGCCTTTCCTTGCACACCAGTTGGAAACAAACTCTGCACCAACAAATGTCTCGATGCA ATTGTGAAACATTTGCCGAATAGTCCAGCCATCCTCTGTGGCTCGATTGATCGTGACTGCCACAAAGAAAGA GCATatctttttataaaaaattgtaaagatGACTGGTTCAACACAAACTTATCAGCTGGGCGAGAGTACTGTTGCAAAGACGGTATTCCCTACAAGTGTCCCATCCTCAGCTAA